The genomic segment tctgtttctcaatagtaaataaatgtttaaaaattaaaaaaaaaaaaaaaggagaggagggaaagagcagGACAGAGGTAGGGCAGAGCATAGACAGGAAGGAAGCCCATGGCAAGAGACTGCAACAGACACTCGGGTTTAGCACCAGAGAGAGCACCTCTAATGGGCTCAGCTCTTACTCCCGGCCAAGAACAGCCCAACAGGCCAGGTGACCCCATTCAGAGCTAAGAACATCCACCCTGGACAGAAGTTGGCCTGAAAATAACTTGAAGTACCAACTTTGAGCCTCATTGTGCTTGTCTGAAAAATGAGGGCTTGTGCCAAAATACCAAGAGGGAAGTTTCCACCAAAACATATCTACCTTCCTGTGCCAAACTGTGTCCCCATAATCATAAAATAGCATCAACAATGACCaccaataatttatttcattcatattattCAAGGTGTTTTTATCTGTTACTTGAAGGGGAGTATCTTAATGACCTCGTCTATCTTTGCCTAAACCAACAGTTTTGGAGGGAATGATCCTTTTTCCTTAATTTGGACATGTTAGGAATTAAGCATGGTCAGTGGGGAAATTTTGCTGAAATTGAGGGAGAAGGCATTAAAGAATTGGAGGAAGAACATAATATTTGGATTCAAAAAAATCTTAGTACTCACACTTCATGtgaaatttttgtcattttttaaagggagaaaggGTGGACCCATACATTAAGTGCAAGAATGTGCCATCAATATTTCTGAAAGAACCTTCAAGACACTGATACCAATTGTTACCTCAGGGAGCGCTATGGGAgcaagaaaattacttttaaaatttatttttaaaattaacatacataaaATTGAGTTTTTGGGTGTgtagatacatatattttaacaCACATAGAAACTATTTTTATCAGTAGCTtttataggggcccctgggttgctcagtggttaagcatctgactttggctcaagttgtaatcttatagtttgtgagttcaagccccacattgggctctgcgcttatggtgcagagcctgcttgggattctctctctctctctctctctctctctctctctctctctctttgcctcttccttgcttatgctctctctctctctctctcaagatgataagtaaataaacttaaaaaataaaataaaatggcttttatataaataatgagTGAATGCAACCCAGAAATaggtataaaaataatgatgcatttgtctttctctgacttatttcacacagcattatactctctagctccatctatgtcattgcaaatgacaagctttcattcttttttatggctgagtagtattccactatgtgtatatgtatgcacacacacacatatatgtatatgtcacatacacatataccacctctcctttatccatttgtcagttgatggacacttgggctgctgacacaaatcactatattgtacacttgaaactaatatatcactatatgttaactatactggaattaaaataaaaatagaaaaaataaaataaaggtgcaATGACTCCCTTGTACTTATTagccattttaagaaaatgatctTTGAAGCCCCTGTGTGCCCTTCCTACACCACTCCTCACTGCTAGGAAGTGTGTTTCTTGAATTTGGGGCTCACTTTTCTCCTATTTTATCTGCCACATGACTTTGTATCCCTAAACAATatgtttcttaacatttttttgcaCAGTTTGGCTTTTATGTAAATGTAATTATAACTGCACACTCATGTAACTTTCTTTGTTCAATATAATGTTTCTGAGATTGATTTATTCATAACATTAGATGTGGCTCTGATTCACTCATTTCTTTAtagaatagtattccattgtataaggAAATCATAATTTAGTTATCAATTCTACCATTAAACACTGGGGatgtttacagtttttttttttctagtaaaacGGTGCGGCTGTGAACATTAGTTACTCTGGATATATGCTTGCACACAGAATTTCTGGGGCATGGTCATACCTTAAAATTTACTACATAATGCCCAATTGTTTTCTGAAGTGATCATGCCAATTCAGACTGCCAGCGACAATGTGTGAAAGTTAGCATTATTAAACTTAATATTTTCAGAAGTTTATATTTGTGCCAATTCCACGAATGTGAAGTGGTATCTAATTTGggtattaattttcatttcctttgttacTAATGAGATTAGCGTATTTCCATGTTTTCAGtgatgaattattttttcatgaGGTATACATTCAGGCCTTTTCCCCAAATTTCTGTGGAAAAAACCTATTTTGCATATTAACTGTCCAATTCCTTTGTATATCCTACATAGGGATTCCTTGTCACCCATATGTATTGCAGGAATATTTTCCCAGTttgtgatttttagttttttttggtGATCAGCTTTTCTTTTGATAGttacactttacatttttttcaagtttacttatctaagtaatctctacacccaatgcggggttcaaactcacgaccccgagatcaagagtcacacattcttcTGACTAAGGCATCTGGGTGCCCcggatttttacattttatttattttttttaatttttacattttaaagcaggcaagttttgaatttttttcttatattcttataGTTTTCTCTGCCACCAAGGCCACAAagatatacttttattttgttttctaaaatttcagaaattcGCACTTCACCTTTTGGTTTTCATTCGCCTGAAATTGATTTTCTCTGCATGTGGTATGATGTATGgtttcaatttccttttatttttctacacaAATAATTTACCCAAAAACCATTAATAGAAAGACCTATCTTCTTCCTGATTATCCTCAATACAAGTTATGTGATAAATCaagtttgtatatatatgtgtatgttccCAAGCCTCACCCCACCCTGTTACTCTGTTTATCTCtcacacataatttttttcattgggATGTTTAACTCAGAGACTAGCACACCACGAGAGACTTAGAGTGCATCGGGGTAGGGATGGGGTATTGTGGGCAGAAAATGACTTTCTTCCTCCTCAGTTCTGCATTCCTGGGCCACTCTGGACCTCGTTTTCCTCAGCAATGCTAAATGCCTTCCCAACTTAAGGTTTTTGCACGTGCTTTTTCCTATTCTGTTTCAAGTGCTCTCTCACTAGCTCAGTGTTCAGCCTGTTCCTCCAGACATTACTGACCATcctgttttgctttcttcttaGCTAAAATTTATCCCTATATTTGTCTTCTTGTTTGCTTTCTCTATTCCTCACTAGCAAGAATATAAATTGTGAAAGCTCATGGCCACTGGTTTTGTTCACTGTTTGATTTCAGGCCCCTTGTGCATAGTATACACTCAAATAGTTGCTGTTTGATACATATGATAAATAGAAAGTCAGAAATAAGTCAAAATAGCGTATTTTATGCATGCCAATGACCTAAAAATCATACTGGATCCTTAGAGTCAGCAACAGAGGCAAAGGAaccctgcttctttttttttttttttgtatttttaaaagcttatttatttatcttgagtgagacagagacagcacaagcgagggaggagcagagacagagagggagagagagagaatcccaagcaggctccacactgtcatcacagagcctgaagtggagctcaaactcatgaaaccacaagatcgtgacctaagctgaaaccaagagccagacacttaaccgactgagccacccagatgccccataaggACCCCTACTTCTAGAACTCTGTTCTTTAGACAAGTTACTTACTGCTTATGAGCCTCAGCACAGTCgtgtatgaatggataaaatcatgCTATTTTTGTAGGGTCGTGAAAATTAATCTCCATGTGTTTAAAACATGCAGCACAGTGTAGGGGCACATATGTGGTGTTAACACATAtagtttttttcctaaaaaaaaaaaaagaatgtgttctcTTTCTAGAAGGagtcatttttagaaatattcagaAAGGAAATTATTCATTGGTCTTTCTTAGAAAAACCATTATTGATGGTACTTTTCTCTAATAAGCAGTGACAAATTTCCCCCAGAAATTCAACCTATTAAAAGAGGTATGCATTTCAGAATAAAGGGATTGTGAATCTTCCTTTATTTAAACTATTGGAGACAACCCCTTGCATCCTGGGAAACTtttcaagaatgagaaaaaggagagggagagagagagagagagagagagagagagagagagagagagaggaaggggaaggaaggagggaaggaaggaaggaaggaaggaaggaaagaaagaaagaaagaaagacaaagaccacATAAAgtcatcaaaagaaaagaaaaaacaatcatagcttttacctccattttacagacaagataactgaggctcagtttcagattctatgtctccacaccacccccccccgcctttcccccactctagctatctttctctctcaaaaataaataaacattaatttttttaaaaaagatacctGAGGCTTATAAGGGTTGAATTGCCGAAGGTCACAGATTTACTAAGTACACGTGGAGGTTTTCCATTTCCGGTTTTGCGACGTCCCACCTCACCAGTCATCCTGACAACAGTCAACCCACAGCACTTACATTGGCTCTCAGACCCCTGATGCTCTTCCTCTTTTGCCGTTTTACTCCTGCGTGGATCACAGTCTCCTCTAACCTGCTTCTTTTGCACTTAGATGGAGAGGCCCCTGGAGTTGGGCAACGTGACCAGAGTCCAGGAGTTTGTCTTGTTGGGTTTGTCCACAAGGCTGGGCATAAGGATTGTCCTGTTTGCCATCTTCCTGGCCCTCTACCTGCTGACCCTCCTGGAGAACATGCTCATAATCTACCTCATCTGCAGTCACATTGAGCTCCACAAgcccatgtatttcttcctgggCAACCTGAGCTGCCTGGAGATGTGTTACGTGTCCGTGACCGTGCCCAGCCTGCTCGTGGGGCTGGGCTCCAGTCCATGCCATGTGCCCTTCGCAGCCTGCATGACACAGCTTTTTTTATTCATAGCTCTCATTAGTACCAAGTGCACCCTCCTGGCCtccatggcctatgaccgctacgTGGCCATCTGCCGCCCACTCCATTACCCACTGCTCATGAGGCCCCAGGTCTGCCTGGGCTTAGCCTTGTCCTCATGGCTTGGGGGGCTGTTGGTCTCAGTGGCCAAGACATCATGCATCGCCAGCCTGTCCTACTGTGGCCCCAATGTCCTCAACCACTTTTTCTGTGATGTCTCCCCTCTGCTCAACCTGTCCTGCACTAACGTGGCCCTGACGGAGCTGGTGGACTTCATCTCTGCTATCGTCATCTTCTGTGGGTCATTGCTAGTGGCTCTGGCCTCCTATGTGGCCATCGGGAGGGCTGTGCTCCACATGCCATCAGCCGTCACCCGCTGCAGAGCCCTCTCCACCTGTGCCTCCCACCTGGTGGTGGTGGGCATCTTCTATGGGGTGGTCCTCTTCATGTATTCCCGCCCCCGCCTCATCGGTTCCACAGACCTCAACAAGGTGCTATCTGTCATCTACACGGTGGTCAC from the Prionailurus viverrinus isolate Anna chromosome E2, UM_Priviv_1.0, whole genome shotgun sequence genome contains:
- the LOC125152492 gene encoding olfactory receptor 5-like, producing the protein MERPLELGNVTRVQEFVLLGLSTRLGIRIVLFAIFLALYLLTLLENMLIIYLICSHIELHKPMYFFLGNLSCLEMCYVSVTVPSLLVGLGSSPCHVPFAACMTQLFLFIALISTKCTLLASMAYDRYVAICRPLHYPLLMRPQVCLGLALSSWLGGLLVSVAKTSCIASLSYCGPNVLNHFFCDVSPLLNLSCTNVALTELVDFISAIVIFCGSLLVALASYVAIGRAVLHMPSAVTRCRALSTCASHLVVVGIFYGVVLFMYSRPRLIGSTDLNKVLSVIYTVVTPMCSPVIYCLRNREVQAVLHKTLHSPRVSSATTHFARS